The DNA window tataaaaaaaacaaaagacataagtttttattttacgaaaaagaagaaaatgttttcaacattaTCAGCTGATTTCAATAGATTTCCTTGTTGAAATTTGAGATGCAACAACCATAACAAGGGATGTGGAATGATGCCTGTGCCTGTGGGAAAATAAACTGTCGTTAGATGTTTACTTAACAATTTCAATTATTTAATGCTTGATAACTATGACAAtgttataaatacatatatactgtatccaattttcttttttcagtgcaCCTAAATGCAACTGTTcataatataaatgtttgtcaCATCGTAGGTGCATTATTTTTCATGATATCGGGCAGTATGTTGGAAACATTTACCCTGTATATTATAACgtataaataattgtttttactttggaTGTAGGCTTAGTCAATTCACATGTGTGGTTTACAGCAATGTCCATATATAGGCTGTATAATTTCAGCCTTGGAGATTTAAATGATTACCAATCTGCCAATTTCTGTTAGATCACTTGTGAACTGATAATTGTGTCTCACAATTGTGTCCCACATCCTAACATGTAGCCACTTGTTACTGTATTTCTACAGCGGTTCTCCAGTCACATTCACAGCCACAAGACGCCAGGTATCAGACCATGGAACTTCTGATAAGTAAGACAACCTCTAcctgctgagccacagccacctctGATTTGTGAAACCAGAGAGGACAACATATTTCTGTGGAGGAAATCTATGATCTAATCTTACTGGAAAATAGGAAATACCTGACATTGGTGTCTTTTGCAATTTAAAGAGTCTTTTCAGGTCGTCgagatttttccatttttcggTGGATCCGACCATTCCCTCAGAGTGGAACTTCATTCCACTTAATTATGACAAGcgaaaagggaaagagaaaaaaagagcgtGAGTATATTGGAACCAGTTTGTGTTGAAAATTTGTATCTACAGTTGACCCacagttgtttgtttgcatcTTCAATTTCGTCCACTTTGGCCTTAGAGAAGCGGATTTCAGCTGGTAGTTCAGACGCATGTTCAAAACTGCTAATGTGGAGTAGTCCTTCAGCTAGAAGCTTCCACCTGAAAAAAAATTACTTGCATGAACAAAGTTACATAAAAGTAAATTGTCTCAAAGCGGACATGCCTGGATCTTTAGGTACAGGACGTACTGTGCTGCACACTTACTGGTACAAGCTCTTTCGAAGAGTCAGCTCTTTTTTCCGATGTTCAATCAACAGTGGATGGTCATCCTCAAAAGACTTCATGGCTGAGAAGTGAAAAGAACGTTAAGGAAGACAAATTTCAACTGTCAAAAAATTTGAGGATTTAATATCCCCAAAAAAATATagaatgtttaataaaaaagatcTATACAATTAATTATAATGAAAAATCagacctctccctcctctcagctccACATACTCTCCCCTGGAAATCCATCTGTGACAGGGGAAGAGCATGGCAACTCCCTCTGGAGTCGTCACCTCGATGGTGGAGCAGTACCACTCGTCTTCTTGGAAAAGGAGAAAGGGATCCTTATCCACTTTGACCAGCAGAAGTTTCCCAAGAGACAAACTGGTTTTCACCGTGTAGGTCCCGGTCTGGAAGTAAGagttaatgtaaatataaacagtgaAGTAAGTGTGACATCTGTTGAAAAGGGTTGGGTTTGATGTTATCAGTCTCACAAGCGTTTCCCAGTACAGAGAGATAGACAAACATGGCAGCTGGCTGGTGAAAGTGGGACAACCACCACACCGAAACAAAACAAGTGGTTGAAATTTGCTGAAACATGGTAGATTTTTTCAGATGATAGATGTGatccacaaaaatgtaattgatttgTTCTAGCAGAAATCTGCTCATCTTAACTGAAAAATTGGTGTTGATCAAATTTTGATTAGGTAGAAACTATGTAAGATAAAATAAGGAATGATTCAAATAGACAGAAAAATCTGGACCAGGGAGAAAGCGAACCAGTAGAAATGGGCCTTTATGAGAGATTTAAAAGAGTATAAGGAGTTTGTTGGACTGACCACCTCAAGGATATTGATCCAGAGAGTAGAAGCCCTGACAGGAAAGGCCTGGTCACCTTGTGGATGTACTATCCTTTAGTatgttaatacattttagaGTGTCGTGCAGGTAGATTCAACTTACTTTCCCGGTGCAGAAGTCTCTACCCCAGTTGTCCAGATCagttttctcactctctccgtcACTTCCAATTAGAGTGACAGAAACATGATCCCATGTTCCTGCACTTGGCATGTCACCTGTTGACACCTGAAGCTTGTACTCAGCCATGGTCACTCAGTGGATCCGGTCCAGAAGAACTAACAAAATACCGGGTCCAGATTTTCCCTCTCTGTGCTCTGTTTTCTTGAtctctgcctcttctcctcACAACCCTGCACCCTATTTAAGATATTTACAAGACCACACCTCTTTTGGTCATTAAAAtaagttcagtcagacaactcacaatCTGACGTTTATTGCAAcagaacaggtttagtgtttggcatctaggctccaacttaatcactcccctatatgattacacaggaagaATTGGAATgttgagcaaatacttgtaaccctgttggagcctacaggtggatgctgggatggtggaggggctgaagcaactggttgcaatactgcagcagcagtgcgagcaaaggggatgatggAAAATGTCCCCAGCTTAAATAGACCACccgataaggtgggtgtgtattatacatggttgtggagagtgggGTATGTCaaatgatgtatgtcacatgattggagcagcgcagctcgaatTGGAAGCCTGAACTAGCTTGCAGGCGCTTTCCATAGGTGGTTGAACCTGTGTTTGTGGGGACTTTAAGAGACCTGTATGGGGACCCTACACAACAGTTATTTCTTATGTAATCAGCCATTCTTGGGGTGGAATGAGGTCAGGGCCTCAGGTTATAACCTGATTTGCCTTCAGCGCTGCAACATTCCTGCCTGGTACTGATAATAACAGTGTTGGACATGCTGGGACCCAGCACACTAACCTAACCTTGCATTgcattactttacatttatgcgacttttttatccaaagtgacttacaataagtgtatcaaccatgagggtacaaacccagaacaacaagaatcaagaaagccaaactacaaagtgctataagtaagtgccatttaagtgctactaaattgttagtttaaacttttattcaaggtatagtcggatcaggtgtgtttttagtgtaaGGTGGAAGATgtatagactttctgctgtcctgatgtcattggggagctcattccaccatttaggagccaggacagtaAACAGTTGTgagtttagctcgcagtgagggagcaacaagctgattggcagatgcagagtgaACGGGATGGGGTGTAACGTCTGATCATGTTTTggatgtagactgcagccactggtaaccagtaaatggagcggaggagaggagtagtgtgagtgaatttggGTATGTTATAGACCAGTCGAGccgctgcattctggatgagctgcagaggtcggacggtgctagcaggtagacctgccaggagggagttgcaacagtctaggcgtgagatgaccagggcctggaccagaacctgcgccaCCTTCTGATTGAGAAGGGGACGTagtctcctgatgttgtgcagcatctATCTAAAGCAGCGATTATCAAACTGTGTCGGAGGCATAAAATGTGCGGCGCGCGACCAGCagggggaaatgtgaggcggaactaatgTTATTGCCGAACTATTGTTTTGTTGGCCGCATCTTTTTAACAGCAGAACAGTAAACAAATTGTTGTTTCGCCGGAGCCAGGGGTCAGCACCCCGCGGCTCTGAAGCTGCATGCGGCTTtacagcccctctgcagtgacTCCCTGTGCATTGTTGTGCATGTCGCACATATTTTCCAGGAGCAGGCgaagtgtgtgtggttgtgtttgtgtgctttttgtgcgtgtgtttgtgtgtgtgtgggtgggtgcgCGCTCCCagacaccgcacacacacaggccccgccACTGTGCCCCGCCCTCATTCACTCGCTTAGAGAAACActcacagtgagatcagagctcgttcacttgaagcagccggtcagggacaaacaacaGATAGTGTTCacaaaccaagttgaaaagaaagtatgaTGAAGCCTAGCAGTGTCTAGATCAAATTTCCTCTATAGATTCAATAATAATGTACTAATATTTGcagaataatatatttataattttgcaTGTAGAATGTTTTACATGCAATGAAATATTTGATACTTCGAAGAGGTACCTTTATGACAAAACTCcactgatatttaaaagtagatgTGCGGTGAAGTCAAAGGGTCAGGTTTCTGAATTGAAGCTCGTGTGCGGGCTTCATGTGCACCGCTCTGTCCGGGTCCCACCGACCCATCTCCTCACGAGAGCCCAGGACCAAGAGCTGCACGTCCGGAGCAAGAATGACCCCGAATCTGAACAACATGGTGTCTAACACGGCACGGCACGGTTATTTTAGCCCCTGTTAGATTATAGCGCGGTTAGTACTCAGTGGAGTCGATAGTGTTTGGTGTCATctaaatataacacacacacaaatgtttgtaattctatcttagtgaggacacagaTTGGTATACTGCATTTTCTGGCCCCTTATCCTAACCAAAATGTCCTCTCATACCCAAAGTGTCCTCACTTTATCCAAAATGTCATCTTCCCCaacatgttttcagtttccACAACATGTCTTAATTTCCCCCAACATGTCGTCACTTTGCCCAACATGTCTCAGCTTTACCCAACATGTCTGCACTGTCccaatgtatttattataaagagCCCTAACATAATGGTTTCAACATGTGCATCAGTGTAACAGTCTGGCAATTTaagtttaattgtaaaagtgttttctgtttagtaaATCTCtattgtgtgtgttctagttgttttcatgtttgcacaccctgtttctgtttcctgttttattttgtagtctctgttccttgtgtgttgtctccgtcttcacttcctctctgtgattgtcagccctgccctcatgtgtttcacctgtgttcaattgcccctgccttccctgtgtatttaagcctctgtcttccctttgtcctctgttggattgtctgtgtttcctgcggtgtttgttcatCTACCCTCCTGTCTTCCATGGTGCTGTCCTCATCTCCTGAGCTTTGTATCCCTGCGTAAGcctcatgttttgtttgttacctgttagtgttactgttttgtttgttttgttaaataacttatttaattaatttaccttttactttataatctctgcatttgggtccatctctgcATCTAAACCGTAACAATCAGTCATGCACTTCTGATGGACATTAATTGATAAATCACGCAAGATGTTATAAAACTAAAAGGAGGTTGCAAATATGAgcttgtgatggaaattcatcttgagatttgaaataatgagattctcagactggagttgccttTGAGTCTTTAATAGGAAGCTATGCAGAGGTTAACCAACTAGCAAGGGTGCTCAAAGTTGAACTGCCTCAAAGTCCTAAAAAGCCAATTCTTATACAGAGGCGTTTCAGAAAACATAACATgaaaaaatgacatgaaatcatcatctgtctatctgctgtgtccggTTGCTGTTGCAGTAGGAAACATTACCGAATGGGCATACACAGTTTGTCAAGGTCACAGCAGTAAGACACCGCCAAATAAGGAATTATTTCCTACATCCATCAAATTACACACCATTACAGGAATAGAAAAAGCTTAAACTCAATGTTAGTAAAGagtaaaaagttaaattatatATCACCTTTTTGTTTAATAAAGTCAAAGGAATTTAAGCTATTATTTCCTACGTCCATCAATTAAGTTGTTGCTCAACTACACCACAGGCCCAcataacacaaatattttatcaaatcATGCAACACCTACCCACAACAAAAACACCTCCCAGGATGAAATACAGTTGGTTAATGATACAGAATAGATCTCTCTGACTTTCTCAAATAGACACGCTGTTCTCAATGCGAGAAGGGAGCAGGTAGTCATAGGGAACTTCAAGCTGCGAGTTTCTCTTTGCGATTTCTTCACCGAGTTTTGACAACTCCGCTTGAAACTCCAGAATCACCTGTGTAAGCTCAGGCTCGTCAAATCTTGTCTCAGGATATTGACCCAAAGGAATCTGCCAATGACAAAGTCGAGACAGAAATATTAAAGCGGCAGAGTTTATCATGGTGGAAAAAATGACATTCTTATTCAATTATACAAGTATGAATtaataaatgcattaatattTAGATAAAACTTACAACATCACTGTATTCATCTGAAAGTTGATTTATCAACACTGATATGGCGACAGTCTCTCCAACATTCGGGAGGGTCTCCATAATTGTCTCCATGCTTGACTGCCCCTTGGTGGTCGGAGGAGGTTTGTGCAATATCAAGGTGGCATTCGGCATCCAGAAGTAGTAGTCAAACTAGATGATGAGAGAAGTTTCAACATGGATGTAatgtatgattcaacatttttgtatttatgtattattttatttcatgtagtTAGGTTTGGCAATTTTGATGTCTGAATAATTGAATCGACTGAATCTCattaaaagttacaaaaaaagttatgtaaatGTAGGAAATGAAACCTGAAAGTGGAAGAAGCAGATTCTACATCTGCCACTCGTCCCatatatttgaaatgtgaaaacaaacctcAGCACATATTCCAGTGTCCTAACTTATTCACTCTTGCCTCACCTGTCCATTATTGACTGCTGCGTGTTGAGCGGACACTGTGAAGATGACCATGGTGATGAATCTTATCAATTCCTCAATGCAATGAAAGCAGTGTGGGAATCCTGTCGGCAGCACCACCATCATTAGTTAATGTTTGGCATTCACAATTTGCATCGGACATTTTTTATAGACTATATGTTGTATGCAGAACATTGGTTAAATACCTGAGGCTTTGTTTCCCAAGAGGCCGTAGGTGAATATCTCACAGATccaatcctgcagctctgtgtctttaCAGATGTCAGCGTCTGAGGGATAGTAGTACTCCACTGCTGCCCTCACAAAGCTGGTTGATACAAAAAAATGGGATTCTGAGTAATTATGTGGAAGAATTCGGAAAAAAGAAGTGTGTAATACTCTTCCACAGGATTCACCGCCAGCTAGTGGTTGctttgatgacattttaatacaaaatgaaaaaaaaaaaatctcagcaGAGTATTAAAACATTAATTCCTGTCTCATACATGCTGCACCACTTCTTTACTGAAGACAAGCTGCTCGTTGTAAAACAGATTATTGAATTTATCTACAATATTTATTACCTAAATTTAAAGTTACCTGTCTATGATGGACCACAGCTTCAATCCATCATCTCTGTAGAAGTAGTTGGGGATTGACTCCAGTCCTCGTGCAGCGATGTTCTCTGGCAGACAGACGGAGCTGTAGGTCATTTCACGGAGGGACCTCCTCATGATCTCTATCATCCCCTCAACTCCAGCTGTACTCTAATAATAAATTATCCAGAAATATTTTCCATTAGACAAATATAGCTTTGTTGTAAATCTTATAGAAATTCAGTTTTTCAACAGTTCAAGATGAATAGAATAGTCCGGCTTTGACTGTATTATATATGTGAAGAGCCTTACTTTTTCAAACATCCCATTAGGTCCCATTAGACTGACACGGCCTCTAATGTTTATGTCAAGAGTGGACTTGAAGTGTGGAATCAACagctgaagagaaagagaggaacattttaaatgtcaagttAAGATGCTAATTCAGCCAGAATGGCACAGAATCTACAACaaaaatgggttcttccctgacccatactatATCCTTCACACCAACTAAATCTGTCcggtagtttttgtgtgatgTATTTATaacaaacaaggaaataaacagcagacagaccaTCCTGGCTGTGTTGATCAGCAAAGAGAAGACACAACCATAACAAAACAGGTTTCCCTCAACTCATGAACAAAAACCTTAAATACCAGTGAAACATCAGTCCAGatccaaaagaaaaacacatgtacGAGCAGAGTGATCTCTGCTGTGTCGTCGTACCTTGTAGAGGGGATGAATCACTGGGAAGCAGCGCAGAGTGGCAACAGTGTAGACCTCTCCCATGAAGTGAGTATTCATGAGGTGATGGACGGCTTCATGATCCAGCATATCTGCGTTTTTGATAAACATCTTAGCCAGCAGCCAGTCTGTCTCCAGGTCACTTGGCAGAAAGATTGGATTCTTCTCTGAGGGCTGTTGATGCAGCTGGAATGTGACgaaaaacatttactttgaaGTTTGAAGAGTGAAACAGGACTTTTgcaaaaattaaagaaaaaccatAAAGTAATTTGGAAAAGAATGTGATTCAATGACGACACTTGATTTTCGTATAAATATACCTGTATTGCAATTGCCATCAGTTTGTTTTCTATGTTCAAGTAGAACAAACAGAGACCAGAAGTCACAGTCAGAGATTCTCCATTGTAGACATAAGTGGAGAGTCCATCCAGCTTCTTTTGGTCATAGAGGAATATATTGCCTTTCTGTATGGTAAGGAATCAAGACGCAACACGGATTTGTAATTAATCAGTGGATCAATAAACTTTAAATCAGACCTTTCAAACTAAACTAATgcattcaaagtgctttacaggtgaTTGACAAAACATAGGATggtaaatatgaattgaaaataagttaaaaaaaaattaagatttaaagACGAACGCATACCAAAGCAATCAATAATGGAAAAGACAGCAATCAAACAAAgttaagaaattaaatatatgtttaattaaacCATAAATCATGAAACCCTACATTTAAGCCTAAACTAAATATTAACAAATCTGAGGGGTCTTCCCCCCTGCTTCAAAAACCACATGTATTTCAGATGCTTTGTTAGTTGTGGATGTTTCATATATGTAAGCAActtaatgtatattttatttattttataattttataagTATGAATCAATTAATGTTTGTCATACAGAAaaatcatccattcatccatccacctaTTGGAACCTTGGTAAATGGTTAAATGGTTCTTGGATCCATGTGTTTGGATGCTCTCACCAGTAGGTCTGTGACCCAGTCAACTTTAAACTATCTGTACCAGTAACAGTattacacatcaacacattcTATAGTCGTTTTTCAAGTCTTTTCCAATACCAGTAGCGAGTGTAAAGATTTCTAAAAAGGTGTGATGTGTATTATCCTTTAGGCTTTGTCACCACTGGAGAGGCAGAGTTTTAAATTAATTGTCACTGATTAATTGTGTTTGATGTTGTTTGTTGTCTCTGCTTGATATAAAAACATGCATTTGTCGCTCAGTGTTGCTCAAAGAGAAATGGCATCACTTTGACAATaatcttaaaatgttaaatttctGTTTTTGATCTGAATCAATGATTCAAGGATTGAGGACGagataaaattattttaatttctcttctttcttacCGCAATTTCCCTCCGCAGACTGCTGCCCTCAGCCAGGAACGGCTTCACCATCTCCTCTGTGACAGGGAAGTTCCGGGGAAGCTCTGAGCAGCGCTTGATCAAAGTGGGGTTGATTCCGTTCAGAAACTGGGATCCGTAAAAGTCATCATCCTTCCAGTGCTCTGCAACGTActctgaagaaaaaagaaacagagataTAAGGTTTTATCTGCTCAGGTTTGATCTACAACGTGATCCTATTCATATaaaattcatgtatttttaatttgtataaaaACCCCAGAAGACAGAAGTTTTTATTTAACGAAAAGGAAGGCAATGTTTTCACATTATCAGCTGATTTCAATAGATATCCTTGTTGAAATTTGAGATGCAACAACCATAACAAGGGATATGGAATGATGCCTGCGGGAAAATAAACTGTAGTTAGCTGTTAACTAAACAATTTCAATTATGTAATGCTCTAACTATTACAATCTTATATATACTTATACAGTATacaatttaattttttcagTGCATCGTAAAGTTTTCCAAAAACCTTAGTAAAACTGTTCATCGAAATAAATGTTGGTCACATTGTAGGTGCATTGTTTTTCATGATATCGAGCAGTATGTTGGAAACATTTGCCTATATATTATAACATATGaatgattgttttaactttggAGGTAGGCTTAGTCAATTTACATGTGTGGTTTACAGCAATTAGTCCATATATAAGTGCATAATAATCTGCTTTGGAGATTTAAATGATTACCAATCTGCCAATTTCTGTAAAATCACTTGTGAACTGATAATTCTGCGTCTCCCACATCCTAACATGTAGCCACTTGTTACTGTATTTCTACAGCGGTTCTCCAGTCACATTCACAGCCACCAGACGCCAGGTATCAGACCACCGATCTTCTGATTAGTAAGACAACCTCAAcctgctgagccacagccacaccTTATTTGTGAAACCCGACAGGACAAGACATTTTTGTCGAGGGAAGTCTATGATCTAATCTGAAGTACTGGAAAACAGGAAATACCTGACATTGGTGTCTTTTGGAAGTTAAAGAGTCTTTTCAGGTCGTCGAAATTTTCCCATTTTTCGATGGATCCCACCATTCCCTTGAAGTGGAATTTCATTCCACTTATTTAAGACAagggaaaagggaaagagaaaagagaacgTGAGAATATTAAAACCAGTTTGTGTTGTAAATCTTTATCAACAGTCGACCCACAGTTGTTTGGTTGTGTCTTGCATTTCATCTGTTTTGGCCTTAGAGAAGCGGATTTCAGCTGGTAGTTCAGACGCATTTTCAAAACCACTTATGTGGAGTAGGCCTTCAGCTAGAGGCTTCCACCTGAAAAAACAAAGGAACAACGTTACATAAAAGTAAATTGTCTCAAAGCGGACCTGCCTGGATCTTTAGGTACAGGACCTACTGTGCTGCACACTTACTGGTACAAGCTCTTTTTAAGCATCAGCTCTTTTTTCCGATGTTCAATCAACAGTGGATGGTCGTCCTCAAAATACTTCATGGCTGAGAAGTGAAAAGAACGTTAAGGAAGACAAATTTCACCTTTCAAACAATTTTAAGATTTAATCTCCCCccaaaatatataatgtttaataaaaaagatctatcaaatgaataataatacaatatcagacctctccctcctctcagctcAACATACTCTCCCCTGGAAATCCATCTGTGACAGGGGAAGAGAATGGCGTCTCCCTCTGGAGTTGTCACTTCTATGGTGGAGCAGTACCACTCGTCTTCTCGGGTAAAGAGACGGGGATCCTTCTCCACCTTGACCAGCAGAAGTTTCCCCAGAGACGAACTGGTTTTCACCATGTAGATCCCAGTCTGGAAGTAAGAGTTAATGTCAATATAAACAGTGAAGTAAGTGCGACATCTGTTGAAAAGGGTTGGGTTTGATGTTACCAGTCTAATAAACATTTCCCAGTACACAGAGATGGACAAACATGGCAGCTGGCTGGTGAAAGTGGGAGAAACAACACACCTTGAATTAACCTACGAAACAAAACAAGTGGTTGAAATTTTGcttgttaatacattttagaGTGTCGTGCAGGTAAATTTAACTTACTTTCCCGGTACAGAGGTCTTTGCCGAAGTTGTCCAGATCAGTTTGCTCACTTTCTCCGTCACTTCCAATTAGAGTGACAGAAACATGATCCCATGTTCCTGCACTTGGCATGTCACCTGTTGACACCTGAAGCTTGTACTCAGCCATGGTCACTCAGTGGATCCGGTCCAGAAAAACTAGCAAAATACCAGGTCCAGATTTTTCCTCTCCGTGCTCTGTTTTCTtgctctctgcctcttctcctcACAACCCTCAACCCTATTTAAGACCTTTACATTACCACACCTCTTTTGGTCCTTAAACATATTCCGGTCAGACAACTCACGGGCAAACGTTTATTGCAGCAGAACAGGTTTGGGCTTCCGATCCAACTTGCTCACTCCCCCATATGGTTACACAGGAAGGATTGGAATgttgagcaaatacttgtaaccccccattggagcctacaggtggatgctagGGTgctggaggggctgaagcaactggtagcaatactgcagcagcagtgcgagcaaacctctgtttacatgtgttaaTTGAACTCAAACTGACTTTGTACTCAGAGACCGAACACCTCTGATAGGGTGAGATGTGACCGCTTAACAGGGGTGTTTCCAGAAACTTAAGGAACTTTAAGAGACCTACATGGGGACCCTACACAATCGTTATTTCTTATGTAATCAGCCACTCGTTATGGCTGGTCAGGGCCTCAGGTAATAGCCTGATTTGCATATAGCGCTGCAACATTCCTGCCTGGTAAAACAGGTTTGGTCAAGCTGGGACCCAGCCCACTAACCTAACCATTGCATAAgcattgcattacattacatttagcagacatttttatccaaagtgacttacaatacgTGTAttaaccatgagggtacaaacccagaacaacaagaatgaaGAAAGTataatttcttcaagaaagtcaaactaaaaagtgctataagtaattGCCATTTAAATGCTACTCAATttttagtttaaacttttattcaaggtatagtcggatcAACTGTGTTTTTTAGTTTACTGTGGAAGATGTATAGGCTTTCTAatgtcctgatgtcattggagagctcattccaccatttatgagccaggacagcaaacagttgtgattgagt is part of the Limanda limanda chromosome 18, fLimLim1.1, whole genome shotgun sequence genome and encodes:
- the LOC133024613 gene encoding polyunsaturated fatty acid lipoxygenase ALOX15B-like — encoded protein: MAEYKLQVSTGDMPSAGTWDHVSVTLIGSDGESEQTDLDNFGKDLCTGKTGIYMVKTSSSLGKLLLVKVEKDPRLFTREDEWYCSTIEVTTPEGDAILFPCHRWISRGEYVELRGGRAMKYFEDDHPLLIEHRKKELMLKKSLYQWKPLAEGLLHISGFENASELPAEIRFSKAKTDEMQDTTKQLGMKFHFKGMVGSIEKWENFDDLKRLFNFQKTPMSEYVAEHWKDDDFYGSQFLNGINPTLIKRCSELPRNFPVTEEMVKPFLAEGSSLRREIAKGNIFLYDQKKLDGLSTYVYNGESLTVTSGLCLFYLNIENKLMAIAIQLHQQPSEKNPIFLPSDLETDWLLAKMFIKNADMLDHEAVHHLMNTHFMGEVYTVATLRCFPVIHPLYKLLIPHFKSTLDINIRGRVSLMGPNGMFEKSTAGVEGMIEIMRRSLREMTYSSVCLPENIAARGLESIPNYFYRDDGLKLWSIIDSFVRAAVEYYYPSDADICKDTELQDWICEIFTYGLLGNKASGFPHCFHCIEELIRFITMVIFTVSAQHAAVNNGQFDYYFWMPNATLILHKPPPTTKGQSSMETIMETLPNVGETVAISVLINQLSDEYSDVIPLGQYPETRFDEPELTQVILEFQAELSKLGEEIAKRNSQLEVPYDYLLPSRIENSVSI